One region of Stigmatella erecta genomic DNA includes:
- the dtd gene encoding D-aminoacyl-tRNA deacylase, with translation MRAVVQRVLEASVSVGGERVSQIGPGLLVLLGVGKGDSEADVPWMVEKLATMRIFEDADEKMNLSLEDTHRQLIVVSQFTLYGDTRKGRRPSFTEALEPARAKVLYERVCEGLRARGLTVGTGVFAADMKVALVNDGPVTLLVETPGPATPASAP, from the coding sequence ATGCGGGCAGTGGTGCAGCGGGTGCTGGAGGCATCCGTCTCGGTGGGCGGGGAGCGGGTCAGCCAGATCGGCCCCGGGTTGTTGGTGTTGCTAGGGGTGGGCAAGGGGGACTCGGAGGCGGACGTGCCGTGGATGGTGGAGAAGCTGGCCACCATGCGCATCTTCGAGGACGCGGACGAGAAGATGAACCTGTCGCTGGAGGACACCCACCGGCAGCTCATCGTCGTCAGCCAGTTCACCCTCTACGGGGACACGCGCAAGGGCCGGCGGCCCAGCTTCACCGAGGCCCTGGAGCCCGCCCGGGCCAAGGTGCTCTACGAGCGCGTGTGCGAGGGGCTGCGGGCGCGCGGGCTCACGGTGGGCACCGGCGTCTTCGCCGCGGACATGAAGGTGGCCCTCGTCAACGACGGCCCCGTCACCCTGCTGGTGGAAACCCCGGGCCCGGCCACCCCTGCGTCGGCCCCCTGA
- a CDS encoding AHH domain-containing protein has protein sequence MLPWRVLWKAEALFLALLVGCASGLRVPLVEDTGQGKAIVHVPRTADLQPVELKEAEFQQAVRRLAREVRLTGSPRQTAELALQMDPQSGHYLYLPRDRKLVPAGGEPWDGTLTKEDLTLAERYRLWCQSTYHFYGDCLGGALVAGRYLDMQGRYVWALAMSKSPVLGEMKKALGEMVEFRTLISAALWTLGSMLLILLLNPVAPALVAVLGVGILLYVGYDTLRNLVTGWGELTEAAKVATTFEEIREAGERFGKIIGQESARAFALLLVAAIGSTAHRFAAKVPTLPGSAQVAMQAEGHAGISLPALGAVEEIAVSAEGVSITLPASAVAMVARPSRDKGPCVETHHIATICNDKDAKRGGPWTPRFREIFAKAGMSLEDPANKMPLPGHYGPHPQRYHEIVYEELYAATRTCRSVVECREGLTRALKALAKEAATPGTELNQLVTR, from the coding sequence ATGCTGCCGTGGAGGGTGCTCTGGAAGGCCGAAGCGCTGTTCCTGGCGTTGCTCGTGGGGTGCGCCAGTGGCCTTCGGGTCCCCCTCGTGGAAGACACCGGCCAAGGCAAAGCCATCGTCCATGTTCCCCGCACGGCGGACCTGCAACCGGTGGAACTGAAGGAAGCGGAGTTCCAGCAGGCCGTAAGGCGCCTTGCGCGCGAGGTGCGGCTGACAGGTTCGCCCCGCCAGACGGCGGAGTTGGCGTTGCAAATGGACCCCCAGAGCGGCCATTACCTTTACCTTCCGCGGGATAGGAAGCTGGTGCCAGCAGGGGGCGAGCCCTGGGATGGCACGTTGACGAAAGAGGACCTGACGCTGGCGGAACGCTATCGGCTCTGGTGCCAGAGCACCTACCACTTCTACGGAGACTGTCTCGGAGGCGCGCTGGTGGCAGGCCGCTACCTGGACATGCAAGGCCGTTACGTCTGGGCGCTGGCGATGAGCAAGAGCCCGGTGCTGGGCGAGATGAAGAAGGCGCTCGGAGAGATGGTGGAATTCCGCACGCTCATCAGCGCGGCCCTGTGGACGTTGGGGTCCATGCTGCTGATCCTGCTCCTCAATCCCGTGGCTCCGGCGCTGGTGGCGGTCTTGGGCGTCGGGATACTCCTGTATGTGGGCTATGACACGCTCCGCAACCTCGTGACGGGCTGGGGGGAGTTGACGGAGGCGGCGAAGGTCGCAACCACCTTCGAGGAGATCCGCGAAGCGGGCGAGAGGTTCGGGAAGATCATCGGGCAAGAGTCCGCGCGCGCGTTCGCCCTGCTGCTGGTAGCGGCCATTGGCTCGACGGCGCACCGGTTCGCGGCGAAGGTGCCGACGCTGCCCGGTTCGGCGCAGGTGGCCATGCAGGCCGAGGGGCACGCAGGAATCTCGCTGCCCGCGCTGGGGGCGGTGGAGGAGATCGCGGTCAGTGCCGAGGGAGTGAGCATCACGCTCCCCGCAAGTGCGGTGGCCATGGTGGCGCGGCCCAGCCGTGACAAGGGCCCCTGCGTCGAGACGCACCACATCGCCACCATCTGCAACGACAAGGACGCCAAGCGTGGCGGCCCGTGGACCCCACGATTCCGGGAGATCTTCGCCAAAGCAGGGATGTCGCTGGAGGATCCTGCGAACAAGATGCCGCTGCCGGGACATTATGGTCCGCACCCCCAGCGGTATCACGAGATCGTCTACGAAGAACTGTATGCCGCGACGAGAACCTGTCGCAGCGTCGTGGAGTGCCGCGAGGGGCTGACGCGGGCCCTCAAAGCTCTGGCGAAGGAAGCCGCCACCCCGGGAACAGAGTTGAACCAACTCGTCACCCGGTAG
- a CDS encoding imm11 family protein translates to MSQRFFKLADDVDVPHRWHLAMPRNSQGLKVDDAQFTDGKPLHIQERLRVPIEIAGKPLDFTEAGLRIPVVQVRVASMFAELAPEDVQLLPVDVEGQPDQYLILVATRLIRCIDEQASRIRLWTHEDGAPHMIGRYASVRDMRIDKAKVGSTKVLRCEGWEGPLLVSGEIKDALDRIGATGTRFEEV, encoded by the coding sequence ATGTCCCAGCGTTTCTTCAAGCTCGCCGACGATGTTGATGTCCCGCACCGCTGGCACTTGGCGATGCCGAGGAACAGTCAGGGCCTCAAAGTGGACGACGCACAGTTCACGGACGGGAAGCCCCTCCACATCCAAGAGCGCTTGCGAGTCCCCATCGAGATCGCGGGCAAACCCCTGGACTTCACGGAAGCGGGCCTTCGCATCCCGGTGGTCCAGGTTCGGGTCGCGTCCATGTTCGCAGAACTGGCCCCGGAGGATGTGCAACTGCTCCCTGTCGATGTAGAGGGCCAGCCCGATCAGTACCTTATCCTGGTGGCCACACGCCTCATCCGCTGTATCGACGAACAGGCGTCCCGGATCCGGCTCTGGACTCACGAAGATGGAGCCCCGCACATGATCGGCCGCTATGCCTCGGTGCGTGACATGCGTATCGATAAGGCCAAGGTGGGCAGCACGAAGGTGTTGCGCTGCGAGGGTTGGGAGGGCCCATTGCTCGTCTCCGGGGAGATCAAGGACGCATTGGATCGCATAGGGGCCACCGGCACGAGGTTCGAGGAGGTTTAG
- a CDS encoding single-stranded DNA-binding protein — MAGGVNKVILIGNLGADPEVRFTPGGQAVANFRIATSDSWTDKNGQKQERTEWHRIVVWGKLAELCGEYLKKGRQCFVEGRLQTREWTDKENRKNYTTEVVASSVTFLGGRDAGEGAGSGMSGRRGGGASSRGGEPDYGAPPPGMDDGMNQGGSGDDDIPF; from the coding sequence ATGGCTGGAGGCGTCAACAAGGTCATTCTCATTGGCAACCTCGGCGCGGACCCGGAGGTGCGCTTCACCCCGGGTGGCCAGGCGGTCGCCAACTTCCGGATTGCCACCAGCGACAGCTGGACGGACAAGAACGGACAGAAGCAGGAGCGGACCGAGTGGCACCGCATCGTCGTCTGGGGAAAGCTGGCGGAGCTGTGCGGCGAGTACCTGAAGAAGGGCCGGCAGTGCTTCGTGGAAGGCCGGCTCCAGACGCGGGAGTGGACGGACAAGGAGAACCGGAAGAACTACACCACCGAGGTCGTGGCCAGCTCGGTCACCTTCCTGGGTGGGCGTGACGCCGGTGAGGGCGCGGGCTCGGGCATGAGCGGCCGCCGCGGCGGGGGCGCTTCCTCCCGCGGGGGCGAGCCCGACTACGGGGCTCCGCCTCCGGGAATGGACGATGGGATGAACCAGGGCGGCAGCGGGGACGACGACATCCCGTTCTAA
- the dacB gene encoding D-alanyl-D-alanine carboxypeptidase/D-alanyl-D-alanine endopeptidase, with translation MQVHRANSILAAAAVFILSLPSASAAPADKRAEREALKTALLDVIQTTPLKTSRVGIHMISVDDGSVVFSQNADELLNPASNVKLVTAAAALVTLGPEYRFDTEFIIDADLPVDGKVKTLYVRGKGDPSMTTERLYASVSELFHTGLREVQDIVIDDSWFDTERTPPGYDQEDSDRAYMAPTGAVSLNWNAAAIYLRPGGAPGTKGVVEMEPPSDYFTVESALTTGSSRARRVSVTSKPGGEKQKILVRGQLPDNEGSLSVWKKIDSPPMYFGYTLKQLLTVRGIKVKGRVKQGLAPSRAKLLYVAQSETFDVILKRLNKLSSNFVAEMLLKTMGAERGGAPGSFQKGVAVVESFLERDVGIPSGTYVMKNGSGLNDANRFSASQLNRILRHMYERFPLSPEYLSSLGIAGKDGTLKYRFEGSEAVGRLRAKTGTLENVSALSGYVQAAGGEKFIFAMMVNDYSGRSGPVVRGLDALGAAVAASGSVMGPSRAVAAISDSTRPAADGGEVASRIKTYLELGKQRDQRNISFLRTAWRSEKDPAVRAVLAESLYQSNPNDYLGARTLLDSYSAGADVYGRLRAVAKVLSMEVPGVTSMVELAAGGNAEALVRVVELAAASRGDVTAESELALALGEVARTAPEELVVALREAGGAERDTSVSLLARGLVQSGEAEHPFWKSLRKQLGATDPALAAFARGLDATLSQKVAEAKAPQVPIVLPNVVPGSVIPGGSAPAQTAESRPGG, from the coding sequence GTGCAGGTTCATCGAGCCAACTCCATTTTGGCCGCGGCGGCCGTATTCATCCTGTCGCTTCCCTCGGCTTCAGCGGCGCCCGCGGACAAGCGGGCGGAGCGCGAGGCGTTGAAGACCGCGCTGCTCGACGTCATCCAGACGACGCCGCTGAAGACCAGCCGGGTCGGCATCCACATGATCAGCGTGGATGACGGCTCGGTGGTGTTCAGCCAGAACGCGGACGAGCTGCTCAACCCCGCCTCGAACGTGAAGCTCGTCACCGCCGCGGCGGCGCTGGTGACGTTGGGGCCCGAGTACCGCTTCGACACCGAGTTCATCATCGACGCGGACTTGCCCGTGGACGGCAAGGTCAAGACGCTCTACGTGCGCGGCAAGGGCGATCCGTCCATGACGACCGAGCGCCTGTACGCGAGCGTCTCGGAGCTGTTCCACACGGGCCTGCGCGAGGTGCAGGACATCGTCATCGACGACTCGTGGTTCGACACCGAGCGCACCCCGCCCGGGTATGACCAGGAGGACTCGGACCGGGCCTACATGGCGCCCACGGGCGCGGTGAGCCTCAACTGGAACGCGGCGGCCATCTACCTGCGCCCCGGCGGCGCGCCCGGCACCAAGGGTGTGGTGGAGATGGAGCCCCCGAGCGACTACTTCACGGTGGAGAGCGCCCTGACGACGGGCAGCAGCCGGGCCCGGCGCGTCTCCGTCACCAGCAAGCCGGGGGGAGAGAAGCAGAAGATCCTCGTGCGCGGGCAGCTGCCGGACAACGAGGGCAGCCTGAGCGTCTGGAAGAAGATCGACAGCCCGCCCATGTACTTCGGCTACACGCTCAAGCAGCTGCTCACCGTGCGGGGCATCAAGGTCAAGGGCCGGGTGAAGCAGGGACTGGCGCCCTCGCGGGCGAAGCTGCTGTACGTGGCCCAGTCGGAGACGTTCGACGTCATCCTCAAGCGGCTCAACAAGCTCTCCAGCAACTTCGTGGCGGAGATGCTGCTCAAGACCATGGGCGCCGAGCGGGGCGGGGCCCCGGGCAGCTTCCAGAAGGGCGTGGCGGTGGTGGAGTCGTTCCTGGAGCGCGACGTGGGCATCCCCAGCGGCACCTACGTGATGAAGAACGGCAGCGGGCTGAACGACGCCAACCGGTTCTCCGCCTCGCAGCTCAACCGCATCCTGCGCCACATGTACGAGCGCTTCCCGCTGTCCCCTGAGTACCTGTCCTCGCTGGGCATCGCCGGCAAGGACGGCACGCTGAAGTACCGCTTCGAGGGCAGCGAGGCGGTGGGCCGGCTGCGCGCGAAGACGGGCACGCTGGAGAACGTGTCGGCGCTGAGCGGCTACGTGCAGGCGGCCGGCGGGGAGAAGTTCATCTTCGCCATGATGGTGAATGACTACTCGGGCCGCTCGGGCCCGGTGGTGCGCGGGCTGGACGCGCTGGGGGCGGCGGTGGCCGCCAGCGGCTCGGTGATGGGCCCCTCGCGCGCGGTGGCCGCCATCTCGGACAGCACCCGCCCGGCGGCGGATGGGGGCGAGGTGGCCAGCCGCATCAAGACTTACCTGGAGCTGGGCAAGCAGCGCGATCAGCGCAACATCAGCTTCCTGCGCACCGCGTGGCGCAGCGAGAAGGACCCGGCGGTGCGCGCGGTGCTGGCCGAGAGCCTCTACCAGTCCAACCCCAACGACTACCTGGGGGCGCGGACCCTGCTGGACAGCTACTCGGCGGGGGCGGACGTGTACGGCCGGCTGCGCGCGGTGGCCAAGGTCCTGTCCATGGAAGTGCCCGGCGTGACGAGCATGGTGGAGCTGGCGGCGGGCGGCAACGCCGAGGCGCTCGTGCGCGTGGTGGAGCTGGCGGCGGCCTCCCGGGGCGACGTGACGGCCGAGTCGGAGCTGGCCCTGGCGCTGGGCGAGGTGGCCCGCACGGCGCCCGAGGAGCTGGTGGTGGCGCTGCGCGAGGCGGGCGGCGCGGAGCGGGACACCTCCGTCTCGCTGCTGGCGCGGGGCCTGGTGCAGTCGGGCGAGGCCGAGCACCCGTTCTGGAAGTCGCTGCGCAAGCAGCTGGGGGCCACGGATCCGGCGCTGGCGGCGTTCGCGCGGGGCCTGGACGCGACGCTGTCCCAGAAGGTCGCCGAGGCGAAGGCCCCCCAGGTGCCCATCGTCCTTCCCAACGTGGTGCCGGGCTCCGTCATCCCCGGCGGCAGCGCGCCGGCCCAGACCGCCGAGTCGCGGCCGGGCGGGTGA
- a CDS encoding PTS sugar transporter subunit IIA has protein sequence MRIAEFLSPQAIIADMQSRTKTEVLRELSAALVRAHPNLQEDKLAEVLREREKLGSTGIGEGVAIPHGKLPGMTQLLATFGVSRQGLDFEAIDGKPTHLFFALVAPENSAGVHLKALARISRLFKNPRFRAAILEAPTAADIHALIVQEDARP, from the coding sequence GTGAGAATCGCCGAGTTTCTCAGCCCTCAAGCCATCATCGCGGACATGCAATCGCGCACCAAGACCGAGGTGTTGCGCGAGCTGAGCGCGGCGCTGGTGCGGGCTCACCCGAACCTCCAGGAAGACAAGCTGGCCGAGGTGCTGCGCGAGCGCGAGAAGCTCGGCTCCACGGGCATTGGCGAGGGGGTGGCCATCCCCCACGGCAAGCTGCCGGGGATGACGCAGCTGTTGGCCACCTTCGGCGTGTCGCGCCAGGGGCTGGACTTCGAGGCGATCGACGGCAAGCCCACGCACCTGTTCTTCGCCCTGGTGGCCCCCGAGAACAGCGCGGGGGTCCACCTCAAGGCCCTGGCGCGCATCTCCCGGCTCTTCAAGAATCCCCGCTTCCGGGCCGCCATCCTGGAGGCGCCCACCGCGGCGGACATTCACGCCCTCATCGTCCAGGAAGACGCGCGCCCCTGA
- a CDS encoding RCC1 repeat-containing protein, with protein MQSSQGWLKKMLNVWFGLWLAVGCGQATVETDEQALRRSPLRGSQARFRVAAGEKHSLAVRPDGTVWAAGDNTLGQLGDGTTSHRRVPVAVPGLSGVAAVAAGSSHSLALRSDGTVWAWGGNHDGQLGDGTWDDRPVPGAVPGLSGVVAVAVGDHHSLALRSDGTVWAWGYNHYGQLGDGTWDDRPVPGAVPGLSGVVAMEAGSNYALALRSDGTVWAWGNNYFGQLGNGSSRDESPVPVAVQGLSEVVAVATGASQSLAVRSDGTVWAWGYNHYGQLGDGSSRDESPVPVAVPGVSGVVAVAAGAYHSLALRSDGTVWAWGYNAYGQLGDGTTSHRRVPGAVPGLSGVGAVVAGSSHSLALRSDGTVRAWGDNYFGQLGDGTTYLRPVPGAVPGLSGVVAVAASDSHSLGVRSDGTVWAWGDNDFGQLGDDSTSYRLVPGVVPGVSGVVAVAAGYSHSLAVRSEGTVWAWGHNAYGQLGDGTWNHRTVPGAVQGVSGVVAVAAGRSHSLALRSDGTVWAWGDNYFGQLGDGTTSHRPVPGAVRGLSGVVAVAAGDDHSMAVRSDGTVWAWGENYSGQLGDGSTNHRTVPVAVQGLSGVVAMAAGDDHSLAVRSDGTVWAWGYNVNGQLGDGTTNYRRVPVAVRSLSGVVAVAVGYGHSLAVRSDGTVWAWGYNVNGQLGDGTMGQRLVPGAVQGLSGVVAVAAGDDHSLGVRSDGTVWGWGSNSVGQIGDGGPTNSAATPVLSLLY; from the coding sequence ATGCAGAGCAGTCAAGGATGGCTGAAGAAGATGTTGAACGTATGGTTTGGGCTTTGGCTGGCAGTGGGCTGTGGGCAAGCCACGGTGGAGACGGACGAGCAGGCATTGCGTCGTTCGCCGCTCAGGGGCTCCCAGGCGAGGTTCCGTGTCGCAGCAGGGGAAAAACACTCCTTGGCGGTGCGTCCAGACGGCACGGTGTGGGCCGCAGGAGACAACACCTTGGGCCAGTTGGGGGATGGCACCACGAGTCACCGCAGGGTGCCTGTGGCGGTGCCAGGCTTGAGCGGGGTGGCGGCCGTGGCGGCGGGTTCCTCCCACTCGCTGGCGTTGCGCTCGGATGGCACCGTGTGGGCCTGGGGGGGCAACCATGACGGCCAGTTGGGGGATGGCACCTGGGATGACCGCCCAGTGCCTGGGGCGGTGCCAGGCTTGAGCGGGGTGGTGGCGGTGGCGGTGGGCGACCACCACTCGCTGGCGTTGCGCTCGGACGGCACGGTGTGGGCCTGGGGGTACAACCATTATGGCCAGTTGGGGGACGGAACCTGGGATGACCGGCCGGTGCCTGGGGCGGTGCCAGGCTTGAGCGGGGTGGTGGCCATGGAGGCGGGCTCCAACTACGCGCTGGCGTTGCGCTCGGATGGCACCGTGTGGGCCTGGGGGAATAACTATTTCGGCCAGTTGGGGAATGGCTCCTCCAGGGATGAAAGCCCGGTGCCCGTGGCGGTGCAGGGCTTGAGCGAGGTGGTGGCCGTGGCGACGGGCGCCTCTCAGTCGCTGGCGGTGCGCTCGGACGGCACCGTGTGGGCCTGGGGGTACAACCATTATGGCCAGTTGGGCGATGGCTCCTCCAGGGATGAAAGCCCGGTGCCTGTGGCGGTGCCAGGCGTGAGCGGGGTGGTGGCCGTGGCGGCGGGCGCCTACCACTCGCTGGCGTTGCGCTCGGACGGCACCGTGTGGGCCTGGGGGTACAACGCCTACGGCCAGTTGGGGGATGGCACCACGAGTCACCGCAGGGTGCCTGGGGCGGTGCCAGGCTTGAGCGGGGTGGGGGCCGTGGTGGCGGGCTCCTCCCACTCGCTGGCGTTGCGCTCGGACGGCACCGTGCGGGCCTGGGGGGACAACTATTTCGGCCAGTTGGGGGACGGAACCACGTACCTCCGCCCGGTGCCTGGGGCGGTGCCAGGCTTGAGTGGAGTGGTGGCCGTGGCGGCGAGCGACTCCCACTCGCTGGGGGTACGTTCGGACGGCACGGTGTGGGCTTGGGGGGACAACGATTTCGGCCAGTTGGGGGATGACTCCACAAGTTACCGCCTGGTGCCTGGGGTGGTGCCAGGCGTGAGCGGGGTAGTGGCCGTGGCGGCGGGCTACAGCCACTCGCTGGCGGTGCGCTCGGAGGGCACCGTGTGGGCCTGGGGGCACAACGCCTACGGCCAGTTAGGGGATGGCACCTGGAACCACCGCACAGTGCCTGGGGCGGTGCAAGGCGTGAGCGGGGTGGTGGCCGTGGCGGCGGGCCGCTCCCACTCGCTGGCGTTGCGCTCGGACGGCACGGTGTGGGCCTGGGGGGACAACTATTTCGGCCAGTTGGGCGATGGCACCACGAGCCACCGCCCGGTGCCTGGGGCGGTGCGAGGCTTGAGTGGGGTGGTGGCCGTGGCGGCGGGCGACGACCACTCGATGGCGGTGCGCTCGGACGGTACCGTGTGGGCCTGGGGGGAAAACTATTCCGGCCAGTTGGGCGATGGCTCCACGAACCACCGCACGGTGCCTGTGGCGGTGCAAGGCTTGAGCGGGGTGGTGGCCATGGCGGCGGGCGACGACCACTCGCTGGCGGTGCGCTCGGACGGCACCGTGTGGGCCTGGGGGTACAACGTCAACGGCCAGTTGGGGGATGGCACCACGAACTACCGCCGGGTGCCTGTGGCGGTACGAAGCTTGAGCGGGGTGGTGGCCGTGGCGGTGGGCTACGGACACTCGCTGGCGGTGCGCTCGGACGGCACCGTGTGGGCCTGGGGGTACAACGTCAACGGCCAGTTGGGGGATGGCACCATGGGCCAACGCCTGGTGCCTGGGGCGGTGCAAGGCCTGAGCGGAGTGGTGGCCGTGGCGGCGGGCGACGACCACTCGTTGGGGGTACGCTCGGACGGCACCGTGTGGGGATGGGGGAGCAACTCCGTCGGCCAGATAGGCGATGGCGGACCTACGAACTCCGCAGCCACTCCTGTTCTCTCTTTGCTGTATTGA
- a CDS encoding RCC1 domain-containing protein, producing the protein MSSPYRLCSRPPVPLALLRASLLSSMGLLACGADAVAPRLQLHSPTAGWSYTSRRVRAEFTAVDDTQLSSLSWSLNGSDFQSLPLEAARDGTGFALEVAPRPGGNTLTVRVTDAAGNSAEQAVDFHFGSLSACGGPHTGVVRQGSLYLWGFNNRGQLGLGAEVTTNQGSPQRVPGIEGVAFLALNNNQSLALKEDGSVWAWGENTHGQLGLGTPAGPGQPWTPDFTPHPTPTRIEGLSGAVALSAGYHHSLVLMEDGTVRAFGDNSAGQLGDGTLEAIRDFPVAVSGLTDVVKVVAGNRHSVALKRDGTVWTWGRNTYGTLGQGTQDDQPHPTPTQVPGVADVVDIATGWEHVLALHAGGTLSSWGLNVSGQLGSGDALTGEQRHTPLPVKGLADARFVFASGNVSHARRADGTLVVWGENFNGQFGNGETAGTNVPVPLAERLQGVLTLSSSPVHAVAFLRDGTLWTWGLNISGSLGREGLRDRGLYPVPTQVPFP; encoded by the coding sequence ATGTCTTCCCCTTACCGCCTCTGTTCCAGGCCACCGGTTCCCCTGGCGCTCCTTCGCGCCTCCTTGCTGAGCTCGATGGGGCTGCTGGCCTGTGGCGCCGATGCCGTTGCGCCCCGGCTCCAGCTGCACTCGCCCACGGCTGGCTGGAGCTACACCTCGCGGCGGGTCCGCGCGGAATTCACGGCCGTGGATGACACGCAGCTCTCCTCCCTGAGCTGGTCGCTCAACGGCTCGGACTTCCAGTCCCTGCCACTGGAGGCAGCGCGGGACGGGACCGGCTTCGCCCTGGAGGTAGCGCCCCGGCCCGGCGGCAACACCCTGACGGTGCGGGTCACGGATGCCGCAGGCAACTCCGCCGAGCAGGCGGTGGACTTCCACTTCGGCAGCCTGAGCGCCTGCGGGGGACCTCACACCGGCGTGGTGCGGCAGGGCTCGCTCTACCTGTGGGGCTTCAACAACCGGGGCCAGCTCGGCCTGGGTGCAGAGGTGACCACGAATCAAGGGTCCCCCCAGCGGGTGCCGGGCATAGAGGGCGTGGCCTTCCTGGCGCTCAACAACAACCAATCCCTGGCGCTGAAGGAGGACGGCAGCGTGTGGGCTTGGGGCGAGAACACCCATGGGCAGCTCGGTCTGGGCACACCGGCCGGGCCGGGCCAGCCGTGGACGCCGGACTTCACGCCGCACCCCACCCCCACGCGCATCGAGGGTCTGAGCGGCGCGGTGGCCCTCTCGGCGGGGTACCACCACAGCCTGGTGCTGATGGAGGACGGCACCGTGCGAGCCTTCGGGGACAACTCGGCGGGCCAGCTCGGTGACGGCACCCTGGAGGCGATCCGGGACTTCCCCGTGGCGGTGAGCGGGCTCACGGACGTGGTGAAGGTGGTGGCGGGCAACAGGCACTCGGTGGCGCTCAAGCGGGACGGCACGGTGTGGACCTGGGGACGCAACACCTACGGCACCTTGGGCCAGGGCACGCAGGACGATCAGCCCCACCCCACGCCCACGCAGGTTCCCGGGGTGGCGGACGTGGTGGACATCGCCACGGGGTGGGAGCACGTCCTGGCCCTGCACGCCGGGGGAACGCTCTCCTCCTGGGGACTGAACGTCAGCGGCCAGCTCGGCTCCGGCGATGCCCTCACCGGCGAGCAGCGCCACACCCCCCTGCCGGTGAAGGGGCTGGCGGATGCCCGCTTCGTCTTCGCCAGCGGCAACGTGAGCCATGCGCGGCGGGCGGATGGCACGCTCGTCGTGTGGGGAGAGAATTTCAACGGCCAGTTCGGCAACGGGGAGACGGCGGGCACGAATGTGCCGGTCCCCCTGGCCGAGCGTCTCCAGGGGGTGCTGACCCTGTCCTCCAGCCCTGTGCACGCCGTCGCCTTCCTCCGGGACGGAACGCTCTGGACCTGGGGTTTGAACATCAGCGGCAGCCTCGGGCGGGAGGGCCTGCGGGACCGAGGGCTTTATCCCGTCCCCACCCAGGTGCCGTTCCCTTAG